The Daucus carota subsp. sativus chromosome 7, DH1 v3.0, whole genome shotgun sequence genome window below encodes:
- the LOC108194198 gene encoding uncharacterized protein LOC108194198, with amino-acid sequence MFATIVRYVGKKPKPKMKPIELKTPPEQTQTITRVIFDIVKEHGPLTIADTWERVKEVGVRGLTSKRHMKIVLRWMRERQKLRQICNHAGPQKQFLYTTWFTKPNIMQKNAGNASLRPKP; translated from the exons ATGTTTGCGACAATTGTTCGATATGTTGGCAAGAAACCGAAGCCGAAGATGAAACCGATAGAGCTTAAAACGCCACCAGAGCAGACACAGACAATTACGAGggttatttttgatattgtcaaAGAGCATGGTCCGCTCACCATTGCGGATACTTGGGAGCGTGTTAAG GAAGTTGGTGTACGAGGACTGACAAGTAAGAGGCACATGAAAATTGTATTAAGGTGGATGAGGGAGAGGCAGAAGCTCAGGCAGATATGTAATCATGCGGGCCCCCAGAAACAGTTTCTTTATACAACCTGGTTCACAAAACCAAATATTATGCAGAAAAACGCTGGCAATGCTTCTCTACGAccaaaaccatga
- the LOC108193409 gene encoding cytochrome c oxidase subunit 5b-2, mitochondrial, translated as MWRRLSTHLRPLAVSRSAPRPNRSVAPGVSSSTPSFRPAASIVSRSFTAPAGDGVSSKRVEDVMPIATGHEREELEAQLQGRDILDINFPEGPFGTKEAPAVVKSYYDKRIVGCPGVDGEDEHDVVWFWLEKGKPHECPVCSQYFVLEVVGPGGPPDGHGDDHH; from the exons ATGTGGAGAAGACTTTCTACGCATCTCCGACCTCTCGCCGTCTCCCGATCCGCGCCGCGACCTAATCGCTCCGTCGCGCCCGGCGTTTCCTCCTCTACGCCGTCGTTTCGCCCCGCCGCTTCTATTGTCTCTCGCTCTTTCACCGCTCCCGCAG GAGATGGTGTTTCGAGTAAGAGAGTTGAAGATGTAATGCCGATTGCTACTGGTCATGAGCGTGAGGAGCTTGAAGCTCAGCTTCAA GGACGAGATATTTTGGATATTAACTTTCCTGAAGGTCCATTTGGCACAAAG GAAGCACCTGCTGTTGTTAAGTCCTACTATGATAAAAGAATTGTTGGATGCCCCGGAGTTGATGGAG AGGATGAGCACGATGTTGTTTGGTTCTGGCTAGAGAAAGGCAAGCCACACGAGTGTCCAGTATGTTCACAGTACTTTGTG CTGGAAGTTGTTGGTCCAGGAGGACCACCAGATGGTCATGGCGATGATCATCACTGA
- the LOC108193287 gene encoding BIIDXI-like protein At5g11420, whose amino-acid sequence MITSSKAWTMQRMKHMLVLVLVVLCASAKPHAALSIIDGLLPNGNFEFGPKPQQLKGTKVMDPHAIPNWETSGYVEYIKSGQKQGDMLLVVPEGAFAVRLGDEASIKTKVKVVNGMFYALTFSAARTCAQEEKLNVSVSPNSEEKDWGILPMQTMYSSDGWDSYSWGFLAESNQIEITIHNPGMEKDPACGPLIDSVALKTLTSPKRTRANMLKNGNFEEGPYIFPNTSWGALIPPNIEDDHSPLPGWMVESLKAVKYIDIAHFAVPEGKRAVELVAGKESALAQVVKTTPGKVYDLTFSVGDAKNSCEDSMIIEAFAAKSTLQVPYQSTGKGGFKKAKLRFKAVSPRTRVRFLSTYYHMKSDHSGSLCGPVIDDVKLLSVRYPGRA is encoded by the exons ATGATTACAAGTAGTAAAGCTTGGACAATGCAGAGAATGAAACATATGTTGGTGCTTGTGTTGGTTGTACTTTGTGCTTCAGCTAAACCTCATGCTGCTCTGTCCATTATTGATG GATTGTTGCCTAATGGTAACTTTGAGTTCGGACCAAAGCCACAGCAATTGAAGGGCACCAAAGTGATGGATCCCCATGCCATACCCAACTGGGAAACCTCAGGGTACGTAGAGTACATCAAATCGGGTCAAAAACAAGGAGACATGTTGTTGGTGGTGCCCGAGGGAGCCTTTGCAGTTCGTCTAGGTGATGAAGCTTCAATTAAAACCAAAGTTAAGGTTGTCAATGGAATGTTCTATGCCCTTACATTCAGTGCTGCTAGAACTTGTGCACAAGAAGAAAAGTTAAATGTTTCAGTGTCACCAAACAGTGAGGAAAAGGACTGGGGAATTCTGCCAATGCAAACTATGTATAGCAGTGATGGCTGGGATTCATATTCTTGGGGATTCTTGGCAGAGTCCAATCAAATTGAGATTACGATCCATAATCCAGGCATGGAGAAAGACCCGGCCTGTGGTCCACTTATTGATTCCGTTGCTTTGAAGACTCTGACCTCTCCAAAAAGAACTAGAG CTAATATGTTGAAAAATGGAAATTTCGAAGAGGGTCCTTACATATTTCCTAACACATCATGGGGTGCACTAATCCCTCCCAACATTGAGGATGATCACTCCCCATTACCCGGCTGGATGGTCGAGTCTCTCAAGGCTGTAAAATACATTGACATCGCACATTTTGCAGTGCCTGAGGGCAAAAGAGCAGTTGAACTTGTTGCTGGAAAAGAAAGTGCATTAGCACAAGTGGTAAAGACCACACCAGGCAAAGTCTATGATCTCACATTCTCCGTGGGGGACGCTAAGAACTCTTGTGAAGATTCCATGATAATTGAGGCATTTGCTGCAAAATCCACACTTCAAGTCCCTTATCAGTCCACGGGTAAGGGTGGATTCAAGAAAGCAAAACTCCGGTTCAAGGCCGTGTCTCCAAGGACAAGAGTTAGATTTTTGAGCACATATTATCACATGAAGAGTGACCATTCTGGTTCTCTCTGTGGTCCAGTGATCGATGATGTTAAATTGCTAAGCGTTCGTTACCCTGGACGAGCATGA
- the LOC108193588 gene encoding cytochrome c oxidase subunit 5b-2, mitochondrial — protein sequence MWRRVSTHLRPLAVSRSAQRPNRSIAPGVSSSTPSFRPAASLFSRSFTAPAGGGVLSKRVEDVMPIATGHEREELEAQLQGRDILDINYHEGPFGTKEAPAVVKSYYDKRIVGCPGVDGEDEHDVVWFWLEKGKPHECPVCSQYFVLKVVGPGGPPDGHGDDHH from the exons ATGTGGAGAAGAGTTTCTACGCATCTCCGACCTCTCGCCGTCTCTCGATCCGCGCAGCGGCCTAATCGCTCCATCGCTCCTGGCGTTTCCTCCTCTACGCCGTCGTTTCGCCCCGCCGCTTCTCTTTTCTCTCGCTCTTTCACCGCTCCCGCAG GAGGCGGTGTTTTGAGCAAGAGAGTTGAAGATGTAATGCCGATTGCTACTGGTCATGAACGTGAGGAGCTTGAAGCTCAGCTTCAA GGACGGGATATTCTCGATATTAACTATCATGAAGGTCCTTTTGGCACAAAG GAAGCACCTGCTGTTGTTAAATCCTACTATGATAAAAGAATTGTTGGATGCCCCGGAGTTGATGGAG AGGATGAGCACGATGTTGTTTGGTTCTGGCTAGAGAAAGGCAAGCCACACGAGTGTCCAGTATGTTCACAGTACTTTGTG CTGAAAGTTGTTGGCCCAGGAGGACCTCCAGATGGTCATGGTGATGATCATCACTAA